The Tepidisphaeraceae bacterium genome includes a region encoding these proteins:
- a CDS encoding ATP-dependent DNA ligase: MKRFTELFQQLDATTRTSEKVEAMQRYFREAPPADAAWAVYVLAGRTVGKAIASRKLREWASEASGHPAWLVDESYHVVGDLSETLSLIVPGATDGEAAPSLHDICDGRLRPLGQMTQEQQRATIEATWAQLSAEQRLVFHKLLGGEFRIGVSKLLLVRALAGVAGVEPAVVTHRLSGSWMPTAEAMVQLLSPHEEGSPTARGLPYPFMLANPFHEPLGETLGSIADWQIEWKWDGIRAQILRRAGQIAIWSRGDELITSAFPELVQAASALPEGTVLDGEILAWDRERPLPFLTLQQRINRKNVEMSFWPDVPVIFIAFDMLERDGIDVRTSPLADRRAMLEALVPPSDKPQLIRLAEPLRFESWDAITRQLDDCRKQGTEGVMLKQRSSAYVPGRPTGLWWKKKIDPYTMDAVLIAAEPGRGRRAGLLSAYTFGVWDEQRKLVPITKAYSGLTDQEMAEVDRFARKHTLARHGPVHSVEPLLVFEIGFEAIQQSTRHKSGIAVRFPRMLRMRKDKAAADADTLATMRDLLRTAETMR; the protein is encoded by the coding sequence TTGAAACGCTTCACCGAGCTCTTTCAGCAGCTGGACGCCACCACCCGCACGAGCGAGAAGGTCGAGGCGATGCAGCGGTACTTCCGCGAAGCGCCACCCGCCGACGCTGCCTGGGCGGTGTACGTGCTGGCGGGCCGCACGGTCGGCAAGGCGATCGCGTCGCGCAAGCTGCGCGAGTGGGCGTCGGAAGCATCGGGCCACCCGGCGTGGTTGGTCGACGAGAGCTATCACGTTGTGGGCGACCTTTCCGAGACGCTGTCGCTGATCGTTCCGGGTGCAACGGATGGTGAAGCTGCGCCATCGCTTCACGACATCTGTGACGGCCGGCTGCGGCCCCTCGGACAGATGACGCAGGAACAACAGCGGGCGACGATCGAGGCCACCTGGGCGCAGCTGAGCGCCGAGCAGCGCCTCGTCTTCCATAAACTGCTGGGCGGCGAGTTCCGCATCGGCGTGTCGAAATTGCTGCTGGTGCGGGCGCTGGCGGGCGTGGCCGGCGTCGAGCCCGCGGTCGTTACGCACCGCTTGTCAGGCAGCTGGATGCCCACGGCGGAGGCGATGGTGCAGTTGCTTTCGCCGCACGAGGAGGGATCGCCGACCGCGCGCGGGCTGCCGTACCCGTTCATGCTCGCCAACCCGTTCCACGAGCCGTTGGGTGAGACGCTGGGATCAATTGCGGACTGGCAGATCGAGTGGAAGTGGGACGGCATTCGGGCGCAGATCCTTCGGCGTGCCGGGCAGATCGCGATCTGGTCGCGCGGCGACGAACTGATCACCAGCGCGTTTCCCGAACTCGTGCAAGCGGCCAGCGCGCTGCCGGAGGGTACCGTGCTGGATGGGGAAATTCTCGCGTGGGACCGTGAACGGCCGTTGCCATTCCTGACGCTTCAGCAGCGCATCAATCGGAAGAACGTCGAGATGAGCTTCTGGCCCGACGTGCCGGTGATCTTCATCGCGTTCGACATGCTGGAACGGGATGGGATTGATGTGCGTACCTCGCCGCTTGCCGATCGCCGGGCAATGCTGGAAGCGTTGGTGCCGCCATCGGACAAGCCGCAGTTGATTCGGCTCGCCGAGCCGTTGCGATTCGAATCGTGGGATGCGATTACGCGTCAGTTGGACGATTGCCGCAAGCAGGGCACTGAGGGCGTGATGCTGAAGCAGCGGTCGTCGGCTTACGTGCCGGGCCGGCCAACCGGGTTGTGGTGGAAGAAGAAGATCGACCCGTACACGATGGACGCCGTCCTGATCGCCGCCGAGCCCGGCCGCGGCCGGCGTGCGGGATTGTTGAGCGCCTATACGTTCGGCGTGTGGGACGAACAGCGCAAGCTTGTGCCGATCACCAAAGCCTACAGCGGCCTGACCGACCAGGAGATGGCCGAGGTAGATCGCTTTGCGCGCAAGCACACGCTGGCGCGGCATGGGCCGGTGCATTCGGTCGAGCCGCTACTTGTCTTTGAGATCGGCTTCGAAGCGATCCAGCAATCCACGCGGCACAAGTCCGGCATCGCGGTGCGCTTCCCACGCATGCTGCGGATGCGCAAGGACAAAGCCGCTGCCGATGCGGATACGCTCGCGACGATGAGGGACCTGCTGCGAACCGCGGAGACGATGCGATGA
- a CDS encoding helix-turn-helix domain-containing protein, which yields MLPAQPNQSLIDGLACLQALATAVGPIGSRQMARDLGMEPTRVNRLLKTLAHLGIAQQTADRQYVPGSGMHVLAAQAIFGSGLLRRATQPLNHLRRHKLSIALGVLWRDQVSYLYHASPGTSDSEAIGRVGLYPATRSSIGLVLLSQLPTADVRALYRTRSIPNYPEGMAALLADLAAVQQSGFAVVRPDEAHPTRTVAVAIPDSAAAIALSGAIADGALHELHQSLRDAAERIAVSPST from the coding sequence ATGCTCCCCGCACAGCCGAACCAGTCGCTGATCGATGGTCTCGCCTGCCTGCAAGCGCTGGCTACGGCGGTTGGGCCGATCGGCTCGCGCCAGATGGCGCGCGACCTGGGCATGGAGCCGACCCGCGTCAACCGTCTCCTGAAGACGCTCGCCCACCTCGGTATCGCCCAGCAGACCGCCGACCGGCAGTACGTGCCGGGGTCGGGCATGCACGTGCTGGCGGCGCAGGCGATCTTCGGGTCGGGCCTGCTGCGCCGCGCGACCCAACCGTTGAATCACCTTCGCCGGCACAAGTTGTCGATCGCGCTCGGCGTGCTGTGGCGCGACCAGGTGAGCTACCTCTACCACGCGTCGCCCGGCACCAGCGACAGCGAGGCGATCGGGCGCGTGGGCCTGTACCCGGCCACGCGGTCCAGCATCGGCCTCGTGCTGCTGTCGCAGTTGCCAACGGCCGACGTGCGCGCGCTGTACCGCACTCGTTCCATTCCCAACTATCCTGAGGGCATGGCCGCGCTTCTGGCTGATCTTGCCGCGGTCCAACAGAGCGGCTTCGCGGTGGTGCGACCGGACGAGGCCCACCCGACCCGCACGGTGGCCGTCGCCATTCCCGATAGCGCGGCCGCCATCGCGTTGTCCGGGGCGATCGCCGACGGCGCCCTTCACGAACTTCATCAATCCTTACGCGATGCGGCGGAACGCATCGCGGTGTCACCTTCCACTTAG
- a CDS encoding ligase-associated DNA damage response exonuclease: MDDLITSTENGLYCPAGDFHIDAWGSVGRNIVTHGHSDHARFGAASYLCTRQSAPILQKRLGDVSIDARDYGDVIDINGVRVSLHPAGHILGSAQVRIEHRGQICVASGDYKRQPDPTCAPFEPIRCHTFITECTFGLPIFHWTDPTIVMADINAWWRDNHAAGRTSMLAAYSLGKAQRVLAGLDASTGPILLHGAVVPLVELYRQAGVTLPPTEHASVENAKLHRGRAFVIAPPGALNSTWVRKFAPFSLGAASGWMRVRGFRRRKAADRGFVLSDHVDFDALLQTIKETGAEHVMATHGYTTVLARLLNDRGQRCTIINTRFGDDEDEPIEPAALAESEGAA, translated from the coding sequence ATGGACGATCTGATCACCAGCACCGAGAACGGCCTCTATTGCCCGGCCGGTGATTTTCATATCGATGCCTGGGGATCGGTCGGCCGAAACATCGTCACGCATGGCCATTCTGACCACGCGCGCTTCGGCGCCGCCAGCTACCTTTGCACCCGCCAGTCGGCGCCCATTCTTCAGAAGCGACTCGGCGACGTCTCGATCGACGCGCGCGATTATGGCGACGTGATCGACATCAACGGCGTTCGCGTCAGCCTTCACCCGGCGGGGCACATCCTGGGATCGGCACAGGTGCGCATCGAACATCGCGGGCAGATCTGCGTGGCAAGCGGCGACTACAAGCGGCAGCCCGACCCGACGTGTGCGCCGTTCGAACCCATTCGCTGTCACACGTTCATCACCGAGTGTACGTTCGGCCTGCCGATCTTCCACTGGACCGATCCCACCATCGTAATGGCCGACATCAACGCGTGGTGGCGGGACAACCACGCCGCCGGGCGCACCAGTATGTTGGCGGCCTATTCGCTCGGGAAAGCGCAGCGTGTACTGGCAGGATTGGATGCATCGACTGGCCCCATCCTGTTGCACGGTGCGGTGGTGCCGCTCGTCGAGTTGTACCGGCAGGCGGGCGTCACGCTGCCGCCCACCGAACACGCCAGTGTCGAGAACGCGAAGCTGCATCGTGGCCGCGCGTTCGTGATCGCGCCGCCCGGTGCGCTGAACTCGACATGGGTGCGCAAATTTGCTCCGTTCTCGCTTGGGGCCGCATCTGGCTGGATGCGCGTGCGGGGCTTTCGACGCCGTAAGGCGGCAGACCGGGGGTTCGTGCTGTCCGACCATGTCGACTTCGACGCGCTGCTGCAGACGATCAAGGAGACCGGCGCAGAACACGTGATGGCCACCCACGGCTACACGACCGTGCTCGCACGCCTGTTGAACGACCGCGGCCAACGCTGCACGATTATCAACACGCGCTTCGGCGACGACGAGGACGAGCCAATCGAACCGGCCGCCCTCGCCGAGAGCGAGGGGGCAGCTTGA